Proteins from a single region of Haloarcula laminariae:
- a CDS encoding DUF5804 family protein, with the protein MAQVCLVGSEDVNLRYELLSRETARNALVTYDLREPFENTLQVETVSLGAAVALLNDLNWYLVRFTDAAFVKVPSISESEWLSRELATAIRDDEIAPEETGRFLTVYGIVEEPPAEGEESASQDRPPALVEPMLLTRTGETIPDYDLREVDDTLVVRVTESEFGA; encoded by the coding sequence ATGGCCCAGGTGTGTCTCGTCGGGAGCGAGGACGTGAACCTCCGGTACGAACTGCTCTCCCGTGAGACCGCCCGGAACGCCCTGGTCACCTACGACCTGCGGGAGCCCTTCGAGAACACCCTCCAGGTCGAGACGGTGAGCCTGGGCGCGGCGGTCGCCCTGCTCAACGACCTGAACTGGTATCTCGTCCGCTTTACCGACGCCGCGTTCGTGAAGGTCCCCTCCATCAGCGAGAGCGAGTGGCTCTCGCGGGAACTGGCGACCGCTATCAGGGACGACGAGATAGCGCCCGAGGAGACGGGGCGGTTCCTGACGGTGTACGGTATCGTCGAGGAGCCGCCGGCCGAGGGCGAGGAGTCGGCGTCACAGGACCGGCCGCCGGCGCTCGTCGAGCCGATGTTGCTCACTCGGACCGGCGAGACGATTCCCGACTACGACCTCCGCGAGGTCGACGACACGCTGGTCGTGCGCGTCACCGAATCGGAGTTCGGAGCCTGA
- a CDS encoding tRNA sulfurtransferase, whose translation MHPPEADVVLVRHGELGVKSEQVRRKMEGRLAENLRAMLDARGLAGDIERRRNRLFVHTDEPDAVADAAADTFGVVSASPARTVEPTLEAIEAALAAATDANYAGGSFAVDATRAGPGDAHPFASTDIESEGGAAVWSAIESQGVEPVVDLDDPDFTLFVECRREEAYVFLEKRAGPGGLPLGTQRPVVALVSGGIDSPVAAWKLMARGCPVIPVYVDLGDYGGPDHRARARATVEQLADYAPGEAMAMHVVDAGAVVADLESEMDALRMLSVRRFMLAAAEAVAESEGAVGVVTGEAIGQKSSQTSANVAVTDAATDLPVHRPLVATDKSEITQRARDIGTFEDATVDTGCNRVAPELPETNADLDAVRAAEPDDLFERARACATARTVVPIER comes from the coding sequence ATGCACCCGCCCGAGGCCGACGTCGTCCTCGTCCGCCACGGCGAGCTCGGCGTCAAGAGCGAGCAGGTCCGCCGGAAGATGGAGGGCCGGCTGGCCGAGAACCTGCGGGCGATGCTCGACGCCCGCGGGCTCGCGGGCGACATCGAGCGCCGTCGCAACCGCCTGTTCGTCCACACCGACGAGCCGGACGCCGTCGCCGACGCGGCCGCCGACACGTTCGGCGTCGTCTCGGCCTCGCCGGCCCGCACCGTCGAGCCGACCCTAGAAGCCATCGAGGCGGCGCTGGCGGCGGCGACCGACGCGAACTACGCCGGGGGGAGTTTCGCCGTCGACGCGACCCGCGCCGGCCCCGGCGACGCCCACCCCTTCGCCAGCACCGACATCGAATCGGAGGGCGGCGCGGCGGTGTGGTCGGCTATCGAATCACAGGGCGTCGAGCCCGTGGTCGACCTCGACGACCCCGATTTCACCCTCTTTGTCGAGTGTCGCCGCGAGGAGGCGTACGTCTTTCTGGAGAAGCGAGCGGGGCCGGGCGGGCTCCCGCTTGGGACCCAGCGGCCGGTCGTCGCCCTCGTCAGCGGCGGCATCGACTCGCCGGTCGCCGCCTGGAAGCTGATGGCCCGCGGCTGTCCGGTGATACCGGTGTACGTCGACCTGGGCGACTACGGCGGCCCGGACCACCGGGCGCGGGCCCGGGCGACCGTCGAGCAATTGGCCGACTACGCGCCCGGGGAGGCGATGGCGATGCACGTCGTCGACGCCGGCGCCGTCGTGGCCGACCTGGAGAGCGAGATGGACGCGCTGCGGATGCTCTCCGTGCGGCGGTTCATGCTCGCGGCGGCCGAGGCCGTCGCCGAGTCCGAGGGGGCCGTCGGCGTCGTGACGGGGGAGGCCATCGGCCAGAAGTCGAGCCAGACCAGCGCGAACGTCGCGGTGACCGACGCGGCCACGGACCTGCCGGTCCACCGCCCGCTGGTGGCGACGGACAAGTCGGAGATAACCCAGCGCGCCCGCGATATCGGCACCTTCGAGGACGCCACGGTCGACACCGGCTGCAACCGGGTCGCCCCGGAACTGCCCGAGACGAACGCCGACCTCGACGCCGTCCGGGCGGCCGAGCCCGACGACCTGTTCGAGCGGGCGCGGGCCTGTGCGACGGCCCGTACGGTCGTCCCCATCGAAAGGTAA
- a CDS encoding methionine adenosyltransferase has product MTERNIHVAPESGLPIEEQNVEIVERKGIGHPDSICDGVAESVSRALAQTYIDRFGKVLHYNTDETQLVAGTAAPAYGGGEVLEPIYLLVVGRATKTYDGERIPAETIALRAAREYLGENFPHLDLGTDIVVDVEFGEGSGDLQTVFGEEEVVPNANDTSYGVGHAPFSEVERIVADTERKLTGEYAADNPVVGQDVKVMGKREGDHIDVTVAVAMVDEYVADLEDYKDAVENVRSYVEELAVEKTDREVTVHVNTADDYDEESIYLTVTGTSAEQGDDGSVGRGNRANGLITPNRPMSMEATSGKNPVNHIGKIYNLLSTEIAQSVAAEVSGIRQVQIRLLSQIGSPIDQPHVADAMVVTEDGVAIGDIEDEVEATIDAELADVTEITRKVIAGELTTF; this is encoded by the coding sequence ATGACCGAGCGGAACATCCACGTCGCCCCCGAGAGCGGACTCCCGATCGAGGAACAGAACGTCGAAATCGTCGAGCGGAAGGGCATCGGCCACCCCGACTCCATCTGTGACGGGGTCGCCGAGAGCGTCTCCCGCGCGCTCGCACAGACCTACATCGACCGCTTCGGCAAAGTGCTGCACTACAACACCGACGAGACGCAGCTGGTGGCCGGCACAGCGGCGCCGGCCTACGGGGGCGGCGAGGTGCTCGAACCCATCTACCTGCTCGTGGTCGGCCGCGCGACCAAGACCTACGACGGCGAGCGCATCCCCGCCGAGACCATCGCGCTGCGGGCCGCCCGCGAGTACCTGGGCGAGAACTTCCCGCATCTTGACCTGGGCACCGACATCGTCGTCGACGTGGAGTTCGGCGAGGGGTCAGGCGACCTCCAGACCGTTTTCGGCGAGGAGGAGGTCGTCCCGAACGCCAACGACACGAGCTACGGGGTCGGCCACGCGCCCTTCTCCGAGGTCGAACGCATCGTCGCCGACACCGAACGCAAGCTCACCGGCGAGTACGCCGCCGACAACCCCGTCGTCGGCCAGGACGTGAAGGTGATGGGCAAGCGCGAGGGCGACCACATCGACGTGACCGTCGCGGTCGCGATGGTCGACGAATACGTCGCCGACCTGGAGGACTACAAGGACGCCGTCGAGAACGTCCGCTCGTACGTGGAGGAACTCGCCGTCGAGAAGACGGACCGCGAGGTGACCGTCCACGTCAACACCGCCGACGACTACGACGAGGAGTCAATCTACCTCACCGTCACCGGGACCAGCGCCGAGCAGGGCGACGACGGCTCCGTCGGCCGTGGCAACCGCGCCAACGGCCTCATCACGCCGAACCGGCCGATGAGTATGGAGGCCACCTCCGGGAAGAACCCCGTCAACCACATCGGGAAGATTTACAACCTCCTCTCGACGGAAATCGCCCAGTCCGTCGCCGCCGAGGTCTCGGGCATCCGTCAGGTGCAGATTCGGCTGCTCTCACAGATCGGCTCGCCCATCGACCAGCCACACGTCGCCGACGCCATGGTCGTCACCGAGGACGGCGTCGCGATCGGGGACATCGAGGACGAGGTCGAGGCCACTATCGACGCGGAGCTGGCCGACGTGACCGAGATTACCCGCAAGGTCATCGCGGGCGAGCTCACGACGTTCTGA
- the cyaB gene encoding class IV adenylate cyclase: MYEVEVKVAADLTAVAERLDELGATRTGDVVQVDTYYDAPHRDFAETDEALRVRRESREGDTEARITYKGPLVEAESKTREEFETGVNDGGTADAIFEQLGFDAAATVEKDRRFYRYDGYTVTLDAVEGVGEFVEVETETEEDGVEAARDGAYEVLRDLGLDPDEQTRTSYLGMLLENTSQ; this comes from the coding sequence ATGTACGAAGTCGAAGTGAAAGTCGCCGCCGACCTGACCGCGGTCGCCGAGCGCCTCGACGAACTGGGGGCCACACGGACGGGCGACGTCGTTCAGGTGGACACCTACTACGACGCGCCCCACCGGGACTTCGCCGAGACGGACGAGGCCCTGCGGGTGCGACGGGAGAGCCGCGAGGGCGACACCGAGGCCCGCATCACCTACAAGGGGCCGCTGGTCGAAGCGGAATCCAAGACCCGCGAGGAGTTCGAGACCGGCGTCAACGACGGCGGGACCGCCGACGCCATCTTCGAGCAACTGGGGTTCGATGCGGCCGCCACCGTCGAGAAGGACAGGCGGTTCTACCGTTACGACGGCTACACCGTGACGCTGGACGCGGTCGAGGGCGTCGGCGAGTTCGTCGAGGTCGAGACCGAGACCGAGGAGGACGGGGTCGAGGCCGCCCGAGACGGAGCCTACGAGGTCCTGCGTGACCTGGGACTGGACCCCGACGAGCAGACCCGAACGTCGTACCTCGGTATGCTCCTCGAAAATACCTCGCAGTAA
- a CDS encoding threonine ammonia-lyase has product MDGRYEPVESPDETTVFPYHDLTPPTTADAARARKTVSRHLPETPLVRSEHLSAVTGADVYLKREDTLPTGAFKVRGGVNLLATLDEEFRERGVLAASSGNHGLSIAWAGREFGVPVTIGVPAHANAGKVAAMERLGAEVIRHGPDFDAAREHVEELAVETGKRYVHSGNEPKLLAGVATAGLEVVEELPEVDRLYCPVGGGTAAVGYCLTVGAVTDADVVGVQSAAAPAMYRAYHEDTLAPHDRMETGAEGVATRVPFALPMGVLRDGLADFTLVPEDAIGDAVARLFAEERIVMEGACGTGVAAALGADDIAGETVVVPVSGRNIDRAKLDAALAEYDGEG; this is encoded by the coding sequence ATGGACGGTCGCTACGAACCGGTCGAGTCGCCAGACGAGACGACCGTCTTTCCGTATCACGACCTGACGCCGCCGACGACGGCCGACGCCGCTCGCGCCCGGAAAACCGTCTCCCGGCATCTCCCCGAGACGCCGCTGGTCCGCAGCGAACACCTCTCGGCGGTCACCGGCGCCGACGTCTATCTCAAGCGCGAGGACACGCTGCCGACGGGCGCGTTCAAGGTCCGGGGCGGGGTCAATCTGCTCGCCACGCTCGACGAGGAGTTCCGCGAGCGGGGCGTCCTCGCGGCCAGCTCCGGGAACCACGGCCTCTCCATCGCGTGGGCGGGCCGGGAGTTCGGCGTGCCCGTCACCATCGGCGTGCCCGCGCACGCCAACGCCGGGAAGGTCGCGGCCATGGAGCGACTGGGCGCCGAGGTCATCAGACACGGCCCGGACTTCGACGCCGCCCGCGAGCACGTCGAGGAGCTCGCCGTCGAGACAGGCAAGCGCTACGTCCACTCGGGCAACGAACCGAAGCTGCTCGCGGGCGTCGCCACCGCCGGGTTGGAGGTCGTCGAGGAACTTCCCGAGGTCGACCGGCTCTACTGTCCCGTCGGTGGGGGCACTGCCGCCGTCGGCTACTGCCTCACCGTCGGCGCCGTGACCGACGCCGACGTCGTGGGGGTCCAGTCGGCCGCCGCGCCGGCGATGTACCGGGCCTACCACGAGGACACGCTCGCGCCCCACGACCGGATGGAGACGGGCGCCGAGGGCGTCGCCACGCGGGTCCCGTTCGCGCTCCCGATGGGCGTCCTCCGGGACGGGCTGGCCGATTTCACGCTCGTCCCCGAGGACGCCATCGGCGACGCCGTCGCCCGGCTGTTCGCCGAGGAGCGAATCGTCATGGAAGGGGCCTGCGGAACCGGCGTCGCGGCCGCGCTCGGCGCGGACGACATCGCCGGCGAGACCGTCGTCGTCCCGGTCTCTGGCCGGAACATCGACCGCGCGAAGCTCGACGCCGCCCTCGCCGAGTACGACGGCGAGGGGTGA
- a CDS encoding FKBP-type peptidyl-prolyl cis-trans isomerase, with amino-acid sequence MSNDSEAEETEPVEEDAADEEPESGFQSGDVVKLAYTARTVDEGQLVDTTDEDVADEEGIDTDQQDWGPRTIVLGEGHIFPDVEEDIYGKEVGDEGTVTVSAEDAFGEYDETEVRTVSKDKIEEDDRYPGAQVQIDGEQGRLETIIGGRARVDFNHPLAGEAVEYEYEIVAEVTDREEKAQGILSLMLDMELDVWFEDETVEEEQLVESDDEDEESEPEYETVEVEKDTLYIEATPQLTMNQQWMMGKQQIAQQLTQLLGVDRIIVQEEIGGGGMGMPGMMGGGMGGLEEQLEDADVDAEEIAEELENAGE; translated from the coding sequence ATGAGCAACGACTCCGAGGCCGAGGAGACAGAGCCAGTCGAGGAAGACGCGGCCGACGAAGAGCCCGAGAGCGGATTCCAGTCCGGCGACGTCGTCAAACTCGCCTACACGGCGCGAACTGTCGACGAAGGACAGCTCGTCGATACGACCGACGAGGACGTCGCCGACGAGGAAGGCATCGACACCGACCAGCAGGACTGGGGCCCGCGCACCATCGTGCTGGGGGAAGGCCACATCTTCCCGGACGTCGAGGAGGACATCTACGGCAAGGAAGTCGGTGACGAGGGGACCGTCACCGTCTCCGCCGAGGACGCCTTCGGCGAGTACGACGAGACCGAGGTCCGCACGGTCTCGAAGGACAAGATCGAGGAGGACGACCGCTACCCCGGCGCCCAGGTCCAGATCGACGGCGAGCAGGGCCGCCTCGAAACCATCATCGGCGGCCGCGCCCGAGTCGACTTCAACCACCCGCTCGCCGGCGAGGCCGTCGAGTACGAGTACGAAATCGTCGCCGAGGTCACCGACCGCGAGGAGAAGGCCCAGGGCATCCTCTCGCTGATGCTCGACATGGAGCTCGACGTCTGGTTCGAGGACGAGACCGTCGAGGAAGAGCAGCTCGTCGAGTCCGACGACGAGGACGAGGAGAGCGAGCCCGAGTACGAGACCGTCGAGGTCGAGAAGGACACCCTCTACATCGAGGCCACCCCGCAGCTGACGATGAACCAGCAGTGGATGATGGGCAAACAGCAGATCGCCCAGCAGCTGACCCAGCTGCTCGGCGTCGACCGCATCATCGTCCAGGAGGAAATCGGCGGTGGCGGCATGGGCATGCCCGGCATGATGGGCGGCGGCATGGGCGGCCTCGAAGAGCAGCTCGAGGACGCCGACGTCGACGCCGAGGAAATCGCCGAAGAACTCGAAAACGCCGGCGAGTAA
- a CDS encoding RAD55 family ATPase produces the protein MVNRLRTGIDVLDRKLDGGIPAGSIVALTAQPASQAELFLYELTATRGTLWLSLDRTAESVVASIEQTPANTGDPTVRHISGEAPLDNAGKLVSALPETSNLIVDPLDVLEAQEPHSRFRAFMNDLQNHIVNTGSMAILHCLDGRSVPPLRDTTEHFADVVFQLKTHTRGDEVENRLAIPKFRGGRAPNDIIKLDLVEQVSIDTSRDIA, from the coding sequence ATGGTCAACCGGCTCCGTACGGGCATCGACGTCCTCGACCGGAAGCTCGACGGCGGCATCCCAGCGGGGAGCATCGTCGCGCTGACGGCCCAGCCGGCGAGCCAGGCGGAGCTGTTTCTCTACGAACTGACGGCGACACGCGGGACGCTGTGGCTCTCGCTCGACCGCACCGCGGAGTCGGTCGTCGCCAGCATCGAACAGACCCCGGCCAACACCGGCGACCCGACGGTCCGACACATCTCCGGGGAGGCCCCGCTGGACAACGCGGGCAAACTCGTCTCGGCGCTGCCCGAGACCTCGAACCTCATCGTCGATCCGCTTGACGTGCTGGAGGCCCAGGAGCCCCACTCCCGGTTCCGGGCGTTCATGAACGACCTCCAGAACCACATCGTCAACACGGGGAGTATGGCCATCCTGCACTGCCTCGACGGCCGCTCGGTCCCGCCGCTTCGGGACACCACCGAACACTTCGCCGACGTGGTCTTCCAGCTCAAGACACACACGCGGGGCGACGAGGTGGAGAACCGCCTGGCGATTCCGAAGTTCCGGGGCGGCCGCGCGCCCAACGACATCATCAAGCTCGACCTGGTCGAACAGGTCAGCATCGACACGAGCCGGGATATCGCGTAA
- a CDS encoding MinD/ParA family ATP-binding protein, which yields MLAIAGGKGGCGKTTTAVGLARALATPGTRPLVVDADLDMPDLHHRTDVDRQPGIDEAVARGDPRVVAQPARRFPGIDVLPCDGADTATAAALFERLADGDEGPVLLDCPAGASPDAAAPLRAADRTVLVSTPRERSLRDAAKTAAMARELGAPPAAVVLVRSDGRVDPGELLGCDAVVHVPELSEPPLETEESAARHRQCAKSLPKRNI from the coding sequence ATGCTCGCAATCGCCGGGGGGAAGGGAGGGTGCGGGAAGACGACGACGGCAGTGGGTCTCGCGCGTGCCCTCGCCACGCCGGGAACGCGGCCGCTGGTGGTCGACGCTGACCTCGACATGCCGGACCTCCACCACCGGACCGATGTCGACCGGCAGCCGGGTATCGACGAGGCCGTAGCGCGTGGGGACCCACGCGTCGTGGCGCAGCCGGCCCGTCGCTTCCCGGGGATAGACGTGTTGCCGTGTGACGGAGCGGACACGGCGACCGCCGCGGCGCTGTTCGAGCGCCTCGCGGACGGCGACGAGGGTCCCGTCCTGCTGGACTGTCCGGCCGGCGCGAGCCCCGACGCCGCGGCGCCGCTACGGGCGGCCGACCGAACCGTGCTTGTCTCGACGCCCCGGGAGCGGAGTCTGCGCGACGCGGCCAAGACGGCGGCGATGGCCCGCGAACTCGGCGCGCCGCCGGCCGCGGTGGTACTGGTCCGCAGCGACGGACGGGTCGACCCCGGCGAGTTGCTGGGCTGTGACGCCGTCGTCCACGTCCCGGAGCTATCGGAACCTCCACTCGAAACGGAGGAATCGGCCGCGAGACACCGTCAGTGTGCCAAATCGCTACCCAAGCGGAATATTTAA
- the pyrB gene encoding aspartate carbamoyltransferase, with amino-acid sequence MRHDHIISAKQLSRADIEAVLDHAADIAADPSAYADRHADTLLGLLFFEPSTRTKMSFTAAMKRLGGDIVDMGSVESSSVKKGESLADTVRVVEGYADALVLRHPMEGSAKMASEFVDVPLVNAGDGAGQHPTQTLLDLYTIRENAGFDDLTIGIMGDLKYGRTVHSLAHALTNVDARQHFISPESLQLPRSVRYDLHQEGAEVREHTELETVLPELDVLYVTRIQRERFPDESEYREVAGQYQIDSETLDAAKDDLTVMHPLPRVDEIAHDVDDTEYATYFEQAHNGVPVRMALLDLLLEANR; translated from the coding sequence ATGCGGCACGATCACATTATCAGCGCCAAACAGCTGTCGCGGGCCGACATCGAGGCGGTACTCGACCACGCGGCCGACATCGCGGCGGACCCGTCGGCCTACGCCGACCGGCACGCAGACACGCTGTTGGGCTTGCTCTTTTTCGAACCCAGTACGCGAACCAAGATGAGCTTCACGGCGGCGATGAAGCGCCTGGGTGGGGACATCGTCGACATGGGGTCGGTGGAGTCGTCCAGCGTCAAGAAGGGGGAGTCCCTGGCCGATACGGTCCGGGTCGTCGAGGGGTACGCCGACGCCCTGGTGCTTCGCCACCCCATGGAGGGGTCGGCGAAGATGGCCAGCGAGTTCGTCGACGTGCCGCTGGTCAACGCCGGCGACGGCGCCGGCCAACACCCCACCCAGACCCTGCTCGACCTCTACACCATCCGCGAGAACGCCGGCTTCGACGACCTGACCATCGGTATCATGGGCGACCTGAAGTACGGTCGCACCGTCCACTCGCTGGCCCACGCGCTCACGAACGTCGACGCCCGCCAGCACTTCATCAGCCCCGAGTCCCTCCAACTGCCCCGCTCGGTGCGGTACGACCTCCATCAGGAGGGCGCCGAGGTCCGGGAACACACTGAACTGGAGACGGTGCTTCCCGAACTCGACGTGCTCTATGTCACCCGCATCCAGCGTGAGCGGTTCCCCGACGAGAGCGAGTACCGCGAGGTCGCCGGTCAGTACCAGATAGACAGCGAAACGCTCGACGCGGCGAAGGACGACCTCACCGTGATGCACCCGCTCCCTCGGGTCGACGAAATCGCCCACGACGTCGACGACACCGAGTACGCGACCTACTTCGAACAGGCCCACAACGGCGTTCCGGTCAGGATGGCGCTGCTCGACCTGCTTCTGGAGGCAAACCGATGA
- the pyrI gene encoding aspartate carbamoyltransferase regulatory subunit: MSDDDQQLRVAKIRNGTVIDHITGGQALNVLAILGIDGTGGDSVSVAMNMPSDRLGKKDIVKVEGKELSQNEVDVLSLIAPAATINIVRDFEVIEKARVERPSAVEGILECPNHNCISTVDEPVESRFAVVDDGVRCEYCDTIIRDDLPAHILAD; encoded by the coding sequence ATGAGCGACGACGACCAGCAACTCCGCGTCGCGAAGATTCGAAACGGCACCGTCATCGACCACATCACCGGCGGCCAGGCGCTGAACGTGCTGGCCATCCTGGGCATCGACGGCACCGGCGGCGACTCCGTCTCGGTCGCGATGAACATGCCCTCCGACCGGCTGGGCAAGAAAGACATCGTGAAAGTCGAGGGCAAGGAGCTCTCGCAGAACGAGGTCGACGTGCTGTCGCTTATCGCCCCCGCCGCGACCATCAACATCGTCCGGGACTTCGAGGTCATCGAGAAGGCCCGCGTCGAGCGGCCGTCGGCGGTGGAGGGCATCCTGGAGTGTCCGAACCACAACTGCATCTCGACCGTCGACGAACCGGTCGAGTCCCGCTTCGCCGTCGTCGACGACGGCGTCCGCTGTGAGTACTGTGACACCATCATCCGGGACGACTTGCCGGCCCACATCCTCGCGGACTAG
- a CDS encoding MogA/MoaB family molybdenum cofactor biosynthesis protein — protein MSDSHDRHHSHDADAVSIAVITVSSSRSLDDDPAGDAAEAALVDAGHEVVDRTLVTDDPVAIADAVTGALEAGADVVVTTGGTGLTPDDVTVDALRPLFDREIPGFGELFRYVSFEAVGPMAMASRATAGVVADRLVFCLPGSEDAARTGSEELVAPALGHLLGLVRH, from the coding sequence ATGAGCGACAGCCACGACCGCCATCACAGCCACGATGCGGACGCGGTCTCGATTGCCGTCATCACGGTCTCGTCCTCCCGGTCACTCGATGACGACCCCGCCGGCGACGCCGCCGAAGCGGCGCTCGTCGACGCCGGCCACGAGGTGGTCGACCGCACTCTCGTCACCGACGACCCGGTCGCCATCGCCGACGCGGTGACGGGCGCTCTCGAAGCGGGCGCAGACGTGGTGGTGACGACCGGCGGCACCGGCCTGACGCCCGACGACGTGACAGTCGACGCCCTCCGCCCGCTGTTCGACCGCGAGATTCCGGGCTTCGGCGAGCTGTTCCGGTACGTCTCCTTCGAGGCTGTCGGGCCGATGGCGATGGCGTCCAGAGCCACCGCGGGCGTCGTCGCCGACCGGCTGGTCTTCTGTCTGCCCGGCAGCGAAGACGCCGCGCGGACCGGCAGCGAGGAACTCGTCGCGCCGGCCCTAGGTCACCTGCTCGGGCTGGTCCGTCACTGA
- the moaC gene encoding cyclic pyranopterin monophosphate synthase MoaC, which produces MTEEFTHVDAEGDAQMVDVGGKADSRRRAVARGEIRLSAATLDAVAADDIGKGDVLTTARIGAVQAVKHTWETIPMCHQIPITNVDVDFELGGDAIECTVAVETVGKTGCEMEALEGVTTGLNVVWDMVKASEKDDDGGYPTAAIDDVRVVEKSKTVPDS; this is translated from the coding sequence ATGACAGAGGAGTTCACACACGTCGACGCCGAGGGCGACGCGCAGATGGTCGACGTCGGGGGGAAAGCCGACAGCCGGCGCCGGGCGGTCGCTCGCGGGGAGATTCGGCTTTCGGCGGCCACACTCGACGCTGTCGCCGCCGACGACATCGGTAAGGGCGACGTGCTGACCACGGCCCGCATCGGCGCCGTCCAGGCCGTCAAGCACACCTGGGAGACCATCCCGATGTGCCACCAGATTCCCATCACGAACGTCGACGTCGACTTCGAACTCGGCGGGGACGCAATCGAGTGTACCGTCGCTGTCGAGACGGTCGGCAAGACGGGCTGTGAGATGGAAGCTCTGGAGGGGGTGACGACCGGACTCAACGTCGTCTGGGACATGGTGAAAGCAAGCGAGAAAGACGACGACGGAGGGTACCCGACCGCGGCTATCGATGACGTGCGCGTCGTCGAGAAATCGAAAACGGTGCCCGATTCGTAA
- a CDS encoding DUF4382 domain-containing protein, with protein sequence MNRRTYLKTTGVAAAAGLVAGCSGSTDGDGTPTYGTLATSVTDMPGDISDFESCVVTMAGLWVKPAESDGTESGGTETETEEASEAETGTEDGGRRYIEFEEPQTADLVQLQGSNTQSLGETELETGTYQYLQLDVTGVEGTLDGGGEASVDTPGNAPLKFNAEFEIRAEERTHFVADFTPVKRGPNGYIIQPVASGTTVLYGDAEYTAEDASETETDSVEAGASVNASVSAEQN encoded by the coding sequence GTGAACCGACGAACGTATCTCAAGACGACCGGGGTCGCAGCCGCCGCCGGACTGGTCGCCGGCTGTAGCGGCTCGACCGACGGGGACGGAACACCGACGTACGGCACGCTCGCGACGAGCGTCACCGACATGCCGGGCGACATCAGCGACTTCGAGAGCTGTGTCGTGACGATGGCGGGCCTCTGGGTCAAGCCGGCCGAGAGCGACGGGACCGAAAGCGGCGGGACAGAAACCGAGACGGAGGAAGCGTCCGAAGCCGAAACCGGCACCGAAGACGGCGGCCGTCGCTACATCGAGTTCGAGGAGCCACAGACGGCCGACCTCGTCCAACTACAGGGGAGCAACACCCAGTCGCTCGGGGAGACGGAACTCGAAACGGGCACCTACCAGTACCTCCAGCTCGACGTCACCGGCGTCGAGGGGACCCTCGACGGCGGGGGCGAGGCTTCGGTGGACACGCCCGGCAACGCACCACTGAAGTTCAACGCCGAGTTCGAGATTCGGGCCGAGGAACGGACCCACTTCGTCGCCGACTTCACGCCGGTCAAGCGCGGCCCCAACGGCTACATCATCCAGCCGGTGGCGTCCGGGACGACAGTGCTGTACGGCGACGCGGAGTACACCGCCGAGGACGCGAGCGAAACCGAGACCGACAGCGTCGAAGCCGGTGCCTCGGTCAACGCTTCGGTGTCGGCCGAGCAGAACTAA